GGGATGGCTGCCGCAATATCTTCGAGCTGCTGTTCATCAAGCTCAGCGAGCGTCACCATCTCCGGAGTGATGTGAGTACAGTCTGCCGGAATTAAATTGGCGGGCACACAACTTAGTTCCTCATTCCCAAGTGCCCGAACATGGCGTGCCATGTCCTGTAGCGTGTGTGCCCTGAACAGGGCCTGCACATCAGCCTGATACTGACGTGCCCGCAGCTGACTGACCAGCTGCATAATCAACAGCGAGTGGCCCCCCAGCGCAAAGAAATTAGCGTGAACACCCACCTTAGCGGCGTCAAGCGACAACAGGGAAGCGACAATCTCGACCACCATTTTTTCGGCGTCGGTTTGCGGTGCCTGATAAGGCTGCTCCACCGTTTTAGCGGGCAGGGCCAGCAACGCGCGCTTGTCCAGCTTGCCGTTGTTAGTCAGCGGCCACTGGTCCACAAAGCTGTAAGCCGAGGGCACCATGTAATCCGGCAGGTTGCCGCTCAGGTGCTGTTGTAGTGCGTCAATTAAGTCGTTGGCCTGCTCGCTCTCGGCCTTCACAAAAGCCCTAAGTATCTTAACGCTTTGCTTACCGGATTCAGCCAGTACCACCGCCGACTCCACCTGCTCATGGTTCATCAGCTGGGCTTCTATCTCACCCAGCTCAACCCGGAAGCCACGGATCTTGACCTGATCGTCACTGCGTCCGACAAACTCGATTTCGCCGTCTGCGCCCATGCGCACCAGGTCGCCGGTTTTGTATAAACGCGCGCTCAGCGCAGGATTGGCCGGGTCAAAATACGGGTTATCAATAAATCGCTCGGCCGTTAGCGCCGGTTGATGCAGATAACCGCTGGCCAGACACTGACCACTGACATACAGCTCACCCACCACACCCGGCGGGCATAAGGTCAGTTGCTCGCTGAGTACCAAAGTCGCAGTATTGACGTTAGCGCGGCCAATGGGCACCGCGCGGGGCGCATCGTAACCACCGCTGATGGCAAAGCCCGATGCCGTGACTGTGGTCTCGGTCGGACCATAGGTATTAAGCAACACAAAGCCCGGTTTAAGGGAAGCCACCGACTGTTTATCCAGCGCTTCACCGCCGACAATCACCAGTCGCAGCGCCAGAGACTCAAGCTCCGCTTCGCTCAATGCCAGCATATGCCAGAACGCCGTTGGCAAACTGGCCACGCTGATGGCATGGCTGTCGCAGAAGGTGATAAAGGCCTCGCGGCTCAGCGACACGTCTTCGTCGCGCAGCACCAAAGTGGCGCCCTGAGTTAACGTTGCCAGCCATTCTTCAACAAAAATATCGAAGTTCATGGTAGAGAACTGCAACACGTTGTCGGCTTCGGTGATTTCGTAGCGCTGCTCACAGTTGGCGGCAAAGTTGATCAGGTTATGATGGCTTATCATCACGCCCTTGGGATTACCGGTCGAGCCCGAGGTGTACATCACATAGGCCAGGTTATCTGGAGTCAGCGCCACATCCGGGTTACTGATTGGATAACTTGCAAACTGGCTGGCATCATCCAGCAGTACTGACGTGACGTTAAAGTCGTTCAGGATCCCGGCGACTTTTTGCTGAGTCAGCACCACAGATAAGCCGGTGTCTTCGACCATATACGCCAGACGCTCCTGCGGGTAATCCGGATCCAGCGGCACATAAGCGCCGCCGGCTTTAAGGATGGCCAGCACCGCCACCATCATCTCCAGTGAGCGACCCACGCACAGGCCCACCAAAGTATTCGGGCCCACCTGATGCTCGGCCCGCAAATAATGGGCCAGCTGGTTGGCGCGCTCGTTAAGCAAGTGGTACGTCAGGAAGTCATCGTCATAGCTGACAGCAACACGACCCATGGTTTTAGCGGCCTGTTGCTCAAACAGCTGATGTACCGAAGCTTGTGGTAAAGCCACAACCGGCCCTTGCTGTGCACTCAGCAATGCCTGGCGCTGCCCGGCAGAATAGGCAGTCCACTGAGCCGGTGATTCCTCGGAGTCACGCATGGCATGGTGCAATAAATTGTCGATGGCAGTATTCATTAGATCGGCCACCAGCGCCAATGGCACGCGCGCATCAGCCTGGAAGTCGAGGGTAAACTCGTTACCAAAGTCATTGACCGACAGATCCAGCGGATAGTTACTGCGCTCACGTACCGCGGCTATGTCGTACAGGCTGCTTTGCTGCTCATCAAGATTTTCAGAGTGGCGGAAATTCAACGTAGTGCTGAATAGGGGTGAACTGGCATCCACCTGCGAATGACGTTGCGCCTCGGCCAGTGCCACCTGTTCATAGGGGATCAATCCCTGCAGCTGCTCGTGGACCTGAGTCAGCAAAGTTCTGGCATCCACATCCGCAAGCTGAACACGCACCGGCAAGGTATTGATCAGCATGCCCAGCATACGTTCTACACCCGCCTCTCCACTCATGCGTCCGGAGAGGACAGTACCAAACACCACATCCTGCATATTACAGCAGTGGCTCAGCACCTGTGCCCAGGCGGCATGGAACAGCACCGCCGGGCCCATTTGCAATTGGCGCGACAACTGACGAATACGCTCACCCAGCTCAGGTGCCAGCGCATAGCTAAGCTCCTGCGAATTCGACCCGTCGCCCAGCGTATCTGCCAGGCCAAAAGGTAAAGTTGGCGTATCGACCTCCCCCAGACGCGCCGAGAAAAAGGCCGCGCTGTCGAGAGTTTTGGCAATGTGCTGTGATTTGGCAACGAACTCGCGATACGGCACTTGTGGTGGCAAGCTGGCCTGCTCGCCCGCCACACATATTGCCAGCTCTTCCAGGATCAGCTCGACGGAGACATGATCGGTGATCAGGTGATGATGCTTAAACAAAGCGTGCACTTTGCCACTGGCCTCGTCCCGAACAACCTGCATGCGCACCAATGGTGCCTGCTCGACATCGATTTTATGATTGCCGTGTTCAACAAAGTCATTAAATGCCACCAGTACATTTTGCTCAGCACCAAAGTCCAGCCACTCAACCAGACTGCCTACTTCGCGCTGTACCACCTGCACCGCCCGTTCACGGCCGCGCCAGAGGATCACGCTGCGCAAGATATCATGGCGGGCAACCACCTGCTCCAGCGCCGTAACGAAGCGCTCAAACTTGGTGTCATCCGCAAAAGTCAGTGCTGCAGAAATCACATAAGGGTCAAACTCTTGTTGCAAAGAATGGGCAAACAAAATGCCTTCCTGCAGGGGTGCCAGCGGATAGATATCCTGAATGTTCTGCACACCGCCGGGGATCTGCGCACAGACTGAATCAATCTCGCTTTGGCTCAGAGAGATCAGGGGCAGCATCTGTGGCGTGATAACCGTGGTATCAGCCGTTATCTCATTCGCAGGCACCTGCCAGCTATTTTCTTCTTCGAGCTTAGTCACTGTGCAGGCCATCTCGGCCAGCGTCTGGGCCTTAAAAATAGCCGCCGCCTCTGCCGTAAACCCGGCCTGTTTAAGCCGGGCATGGATCTTCATCACCAGCAGTGAGTGTCCGCCCAGTTCAAAGAAGTTCGCGGTGCGGCTGATATTGCTCGCTTTAATCCCGAGCAGCTGCGACCAAATGTCGCTGAGCAGAATTTCCGTGTCCGTTTCGGGCGCTTCGTACTGGCCCTGCCCTGCAGCCATGTCAGGTGCCGGCAGCGCGCGTTTATCAATTTTGCCATTGGCATTGAGTAGCCACTGCGTCATTGCCACAAACGCACCGGGGACCATGTAAGCAGGTAAACTATCGCCCAGCGCCTCGCTTAACCAGTGACCCAATGTCTGGCCCTCAGGCACCTGAGTTGCAGGCTCCACATAGGCCACTATCATGGCGTTATTACTGAGGTCTTTGCGGGCAACGACCAACGCCTGTTCAACCTGCTCCAGCGCATTGAGCGTGTGTTCGATTTCGCCTAACTCAACGCGAAAGCCGCGGATCTTAATCTGGTCGTCTACCCGACCAACGTACACAATCTGACCCTGCTCGTCGTAGCGTACCAGGTCGCCGGAGCGATATAAGCGCTGAGGCTGTCCCTCACGCCCGGCAAAGGGGTTATCAATAAAGCGCTCAGCACTGAGCTCAGCCAGGTTGAGATACCCGAGCGCCAGTCCGTCACCACCAAGGTAAAGCTCGCCCACAGCGCCCACCGGCAGCAGTTGCTGCTGCGCAGACAAGATATAACAGCGGTCGCCACAAATCCCACGGCCAATCGGCAACACGCCTTGGGCGATATCGTCGCTGTTCACAGCATACCAGGTTGAGAAAGTGGTATTTTCTGTCGGCCCATAAACATGTATAAAGCGACAAGTCGGGTTACTGGCCAGGGCTTTTTCCCAGCTGTTCAGACGTGCGGCTTCACCACCAGACAGCACGCAACGTAATGAGTCGTGCGTAACGCCGGTGCGGCTCCATTCATCAAACAGGCCGGTGGTCAGGAACATATCGGTGATCTGTTGCTCATCAATCACCTCATCCAGACGAGACACTGTTAAAAACTCATCCGGGAACAGCACACAACGACCGCCGTTCAACAGCGGCCCCCAGATCTCTATGGTCGCAGCATCAAAGGCGATGTTGGCACATTGCAAAAACGCCGTGTCGCTTCCCAACTCAATGAAATCCGGGTTATCCACCAAACGCACCACCGCACGGTGTGGCGTCATAACGCCCTTGGGGTTGCCGGTTGAGCCTGACGTATAAATCACATAGGCCAGAGACTCGGGCGATTGGGTATTGGCATACTGCGGATTGTTCGTGGCATACTGCGCAAAGCGTGCACTGTGGGTGTCCACGGCTACTAATTCGGCATTGCTAAATGCCAGTCGCTCGCTAAGCGCTTGTTCGGTCAATATTACCTGCGCGCCGCTGTCTGCCAGCATATATTCAAGCCGGGACTGGGGGTAATTGGGCTCCAGTGGCAAATAAGCACCACCGGCTTTCACAATGGCCAAAGTCGCCACCACCATCTGAATGGAGCGGCCAATGCACAAACCCACTAAGGTACCATCAGTCACCTTATGTTGCTCACGTAAGTAATGGGCCAACTGGTTTGCCTGCGCGTTAAGCTCACCATAGCTGAGTGTCTGCTCATTGAGTTGCAGCGCAATGGCATCCGGCGTGGCTGCGGCCTGTGCTTCAAACACCTGTTGGATCTGTATGTCGTTGCGATACCAGGGCGCATTCCCCTGCCACTGCACCAGCTGTTGCTGCTGCGCCTGCTCAGGCAGCACGCTGTAAGCAACGGGTTGCTCCGGTGTGTCTGCTAATGCTGTCACCAGCTGCGTCAGCGCATTAGTCAAATAAGCGGCAACCTGCTGTACATCGACCTGCTGATCAATTTGATATTCCAGCGAGAAGCCTTGTCCCAGGTCGTTCACCGACAGGCCAAACGGATAGTTGGTGCGCTCTTTGGCGCTCAGCAAAGTCCAGGCAGCATTGTCCTGCTGCACTGCAGGCGTGTCATCCTTTGCCGCAGAATGGCGATAGTTCAGCATGGCACTGAACAAAGTAGCACCGCTGGCAAGGCCACTGTATTTTTGCGCTTCGGCCAGCGACACCTGCTCGTAAGGCAACAAGGCTTTGAGGCTCTGATCGACCCGCTTAAGCTGAGTCAGCAGCGGAGCATCATCCAGTGAAACACGCAGCGGCAGGGTATTGATCATCATCCCCATCATGGTCTCAATGCCCGCCATGCCATTCATCCGACCCGACATCACACTGCCAAACACCACCTTCTGGGTGCCACAACAGGCCGCAATCACCTGCGCCCAGGCCAGATGGAACAAGGCTGCCGGACTCAGTCTTTCGCGCCGGGCCAGGGTGCGGATTGCGCCACTCAGCTCAGCCGGTAATGTGTCATGGTGATCAAGGATAGTCTCACCACTGCCTGTCACCTCACTCAGGCCAAAAGGCAGCGTGGGGGTTTCTATATCGCCCAGTTGCGCCGAGAAGAAACCAGCAACATCCAGCTTGCGATTATGCTCCAGAGTATGGGCAATAAAGGCACGGTAAGGCAAAGGCGCAGGCAACTCGCTGTCGGGGTCATCACATAACTGTTGTAATTGAGAGACTAAAATATCCAGCGATACATGGTCGGTAGTCAGGTGGTGGAAGGTCAGCAATGCATAGTGCTTGCCCTGCTCGTCGGCCTCCGTGATTGCCAGCTTGATAAGTGGTGCTACTTCCAGGTCTAAGGTGTGCGGATGCGCCGCTACGTAGGCTTCGAACGCCGCTTTGATCGGCTCATCGGTATCAAACACCAGATGCGATACGCTCAATTGTGCCTCGCGCAGGACCACCTGTACGGGGGTTTCGCGTTCGCGCCACATGACGGCGGTGCGCAGCACATCGTGGGTCGCAACCATCTGTTGCAGTGCCAGCTGGAAATTCGCCAGCTGCGTTGCCCCATTAAACTCAAACGCCGCCGTGGTGACATAGGGGTCAGCCTGGGTATTGAGGGTATGCACGAATAGCACCCCTTCCTGAAGCGGTGCCAGCGGATAAATATCGGCGATATTGCCATGCTCGCCCGGTATTTTTGCCGCTATTTCGTCAATGTCCTGCTGACTCAGTTCGACCAGGTTGAGCATCTCTGGCATCACGCGTACGCAATCCGCCGGGATGGCGTTAACAGACACAGTAAAGGCTTGTGCTTGTTTGCCCTGCTTATCGAGCAGCTCGGCCATCTCCCGCAAAGAGGCCGTTGCAAATAAATCGTGCACCCGAGCCTGCCAGCCCAATGCCTGAAGCTGACTGGCCAGCTGCATCAGCAGCAGTGAATGACCCCCAAGCTGGAAGAAGTTGGCCGTTGCACTCACCTCTTCCACTTTCAGTAACTCAGACCACAGCGCAGCCAATGTGATT
The DNA window shown above is from Pseudoalteromonas viridis and carries:
- a CDS encoding non-ribosomal peptide synthetase, with product MNNRRYPLTSSQQPVWMEQVFKSESPLYNVGGRFVLTGALDPIRFKHALDHVVANTDAYRINLVLEGTQPWQIINDDLELDWKCIDLSGYPDAHQRAADYCQEQMSTPFDIYGPCLWRIHWLKISEQESAMCMVFHHLIVDGIAGSLFLEYLSETYLAMDAQGRFFKEVPERPSYSEFIEKDLTYRQSSRFEKDRAFWLEKFTTLPDPLLLKKTNQFDDKPFARREYEFTQQQYNQIGAVAARYGCSATHFFTTLIAVYFSQMNDKRDLVHIGMPVHNRSSAKLRQTIGMMASVIPVGVAFSRSDSFADTFKAVAAELKRSYKYQKYPLHEMIRDLRPMNEGEGQLFDIQLSVEDHPSDTQFGEVSSRKVILNSGFGSYPLSIYVRSHDNINNVHVEFNFDRNFFNEDEIDAHVSRLTTMIADVVANPTMLIGDYTLATDREIEQQLFDWNGNQVDYASQLTIQQVFEQQVTALPDHCALVFGETSLSYRALNERANQLAHYLVSQGVTPGSYVGVCINRSAEMMIAILATLKAGGVYVPLDPNYPAERLAYMMEDSAVSVILTNEHCRESLTFATDKVISLDTQASQWDQCRAHNLSKEIHQHSDELAYLIYTSGSTGKPKGVMCTHRGIVNLAQNQQDRFAITAQSRVLHYASISFDAGTWDWVMALLNGATLVISSDEARLEPAKVADLFVQQQITHVTLPPAFLATMACRDDYALQCLIVAGEACEQEQVDLWSARYGFYNAYGPSEASVCATVCKLNPGSAIRIGKALDNVSLFVLDEYQKMLPVGSIGELYIGGAGLAQGYLNRPELSDEKFVANPFYLQNPQTGTRLYRSGDLVRYLPNGELEFVGRADDQVKVRGFRVELGEIEHGLNALPAVHSCVVLAKRQGGTNQLLACVIPQHPVAESEQAEFVFALQRELEQALPAHMVPGHFTLLTQWPLTPNGKIDKKALLACTTIALQGEYLAPQTEIEITLAALWSELLKVEEVSATANFFQLGGHSLLLMQLASQLQALGWQARVHDLFATASLREMAELLDKQGKQAQAFTVSVNAIPADCVRVMPEMLNLVELSQQDIDEIAAKIPGEHGNIADIYPLAPLQEGVLFVHTLNTQADPYVTTAAFEFNGATQLANFQLALQQMVATHDVLRTAVMWRERETPVQVVLREAQLSVSHLVFDTDEPIKAAFEAYVAAHPHTLDLEVAPLIKLAITEADEQGKHYALLTFHHLTTDHVSLDILVSQLQQLCDDPDSELPAPLPYRAFIAHTLEHNRKLDVAGFFSAQLGDIETPTLPFGLSEVTGSGETILDHHDTLPAELSGAIRTLARRERLSPAALFHLAWAQVIAACCGTQKVVFGSVMSGRMNGMAGIETMMGMMINTLPLRVSLDDAPLLTQLKRVDQSLKALLPYEQVSLAEAQKYSGLASGATLFSAMLNYRHSAAKDDTPAVQQDNAAWTLLSAKERTNYPFGLSVNDLGQGFSLEYQIDQQVDVQQVAAYLTNALTQLVTALADTPEQPVAYSVLPEQAQQQQLVQWQGNAPWYRNDIQIQQVFEAQAAATPDAIALQLNEQTLSYGELNAQANQLAHYLREQHKVTDGTLVGLCIGRSIQMVVATLAIVKAGGAYLPLEPNYPQSRLEYMLADSGAQVILTEQALSERLAFSNAELVAVDTHSARFAQYATNNPQYANTQSPESLAYVIYTSGSTGNPKGVMTPHRAVVRLVDNPDFIELGSDTAFLQCANIAFDAATIEIWGPLLNGGRCVLFPDEFLTVSRLDEVIDEQQITDMFLTTGLFDEWSRTGVTHDSLRCVLSGGEAARLNSWEKALASNPTCRFIHVYGPTENTTFSTWYAVNSDDIAQGVLPIGRGICGDRCYILSAQQQLLPVGAVGELYLGGDGLALGYLNLAELSAERFIDNPFAGREGQPQRLYRSGDLVRYDEQGQIVYVGRVDDQIKIRGFRVELGEIEHTLNALEQVEQALVVARKDLSNNAMIVAYVEPATQVPEGQTLGHWLSEALGDSLPAYMVPGAFVAMTQWLLNANGKIDKRALPAPDMAAGQGQYEAPETDTEILLSDIWSQLLGIKASNISRTANFFELGGHSLLVMKIHARLKQAGFTAEAAAIFKAQTLAEMACTVTKLEEENSWQVPANEITADTTVITPQMLPLISLSQSEIDSVCAQIPGGVQNIQDIYPLAPLQEGILFAHSLQQEFDPYVISAALTFADDTKFERFVTALEQVVARHDILRSVILWRGRERAVQVVQREVGSLVEWLDFGAEQNVLVAFNDFVEHGNHKIDVEQAPLVRMQVVRDEASGKVHALFKHHHLITDHVSVELILEELAICVAGEQASLPPQVPYREFVAKSQHIAKTLDSAAFFSARLGEVDTPTLPFGLADTLGDGSNSQELSYALAPELGERIRQLSRQLQMGPAVLFHAAWAQVLSHCCNMQDVVFGTVLSGRMSGEAGVERMLGMLINTLPVRVQLADVDARTLLTQVHEQLQGLIPYEQVALAEAQRHSQVDASSPLFSTTLNFRHSENLDEQQSSLYDIAAVRERSNYPLDLSVNDFGNEFTLDFQADARVPLALVADLMNTAIDNLLHHAMRDSEESPAQWTAYSAGQRQALLSAQQGPVVALPQASVHQLFEQQAAKTMGRVAVSYDDDFLTYHLLNERANQLAHYLRAEHQVGPNTLVGLCVGRSLEMMVAVLAILKAGGAYVPLDPDYPQERLAYMVEDTGLSVVLTQQKVAGILNDFNVTSVLLDDASQFASYPISNPDVALTPDNLAYVMYTSGSTGNPKGVMISHHNLINFAANCEQRYEITEADNVLQFSTMNFDIFVEEWLATLTQGATLVLRDEDVSLSREAFITFCDSHAISVASLPTAFWHMLALSEAELESLALRLVIVGGEALDKQSVASLKPGFVLLNTYGPTETTVTASGFAISGGYDAPRAVPIGRANVNTATLVLSEQLTLCPPGVVGELYVSGQCLASGYLHQPALTAERFIDNPYFDPANPALSARLYKTGDLVRMGADGEIEFVGRSDDQVKIRGFRVELGEIEAQLMNHEQVESAVVLAESGKQSVKILRAFVKAESEQANDLIDALQQHLSGNLPDYMVPSAYSFVDQWPLTNNGKLDKRALLALPAKTVEQPYQAPQTDAEKMVVEIVASLLSLDAAKVGVHANFFALGGHSLLIMQLVSQLRARQYQADVQALFRAHTLQDMARHVRALGNEELSCVPANLIPADCTHITPEMVTLAELDEQQLEDIAAAIPGGMANIQDIYPLAPLQEGVLFVHTMSEGQDPYVTSTTFEFDSTESLERFKCALNTLIARHDVLRTAILWRNRTTALQVVQREVELPVTELDFSEAENVWSAFSAHVAEQPLWIELENAPLLQLSVCEDAARGKYYALLCEHHLISDHVSLEILVHELTALLNGNQASLAEPVPYREFVGRTLARTASLDTEAFFSQMLGDVSEPTLPYGLTDVLNDGSGIETVHVTLDDAQAQRIRRLTRQYHSSPAALFHLVWAKVLGVCSGQSEVVFGTVLSGRMSDDGLSSQLMGMMINTLPLRVSLSEQDAMSLLAQINDDLRALMPYEQVSLAEAQRCSGVSGQLPLFSAMLNYRHSAVEESQLEQEAGFKVIASEERTNYPFNLSVDDFGDGFGFELQVDKRAPAARIAEYLQVTLTQVLDLLDSQSNTAVQSLCVLDEAERQQQLHSWNDTALDYPRELCIHELFEQQAAATPEQIALRFGEQTLSYGELNARANHLAHYLRAEHNIGPDSLVGLCVERSLDMVIGIWGILKAGGAYVPLDPNYPQSRLAYLIEDATLNVVLSQQNVADKVSLGYANVVLLDAPESHNHDIISAYPAHNLTRAETGVCAQSLAYLIYTSGSTGKPKGVMIEHGNTVAMLQWAKQAYSDVELDKVLASTSLNFDLSIYELFLPLCFGYQSVIVQNAMALAEQQLDISMINTVPSAMKALLEVGAVPSGVKVINLAGEPLTAQQVNQILEACPGVAVCNLYGPSEDTTYSTAARFTSALSQVPDIGRVIANSQAYVLGSAQELLPTGSVGELYLGGAGVARGYLNRPELTAERFIDNPYYEAAGVNSSKRLYRTGDLVRYREDGRIEFIGRIDDQVKIRGFRIELGEIEHRLNAHPDVVTSLVMAREHSDGGHYLVAYLQPCLTCETSDETRQQTWLGDVKNTLEGDLPAHMIPGQFVLIDEWPLTPNGKIDKKALPAPLGMSAGQEYIAPQSETEHALVAIWAELLDLNSEQISTSANFFELGGHSLYLIKLAGAIKTQFEIELTLREIFDAAELAVLSQVIESKLAQKYLEDKKVNESVMMSGTL